In Comamonas sp. lk, the following proteins share a genomic window:
- a CDS encoding acyl-CoA dehydrogenase family protein gives MNFTHTEDRRMLADSLNRFVAEQYGIEHRNQLAYGAQGHSPELYAQFAELGTIGALFPEDVGGFGGSGFDISVVFEALGRGLVAEPLLGALVVGQALIAAGTESQKQKLDDIIAGGVMAALAHDEPGGHYELNNVALSASKTATGWVLNGAKSVVAFGEKAGLLLVSARTADAQFDEAGISLFLVDGNAAGLAKRGYSRMEGGRAAELTFDNVQLSGDALLGAEGHGYTVLEQVQGFALLALAAEALGAMDVAKQHTLEYLQTRKQFGVAIGTFQALQHRMADLLLEVEQVRSTVVNAADAIDNAEGVERAKMLSAAKYTVGYVGAMVAEECIQMHGGIGMTWELPLAHYAKRLVMIDHQFGDEDHHLARFIALGQNEGRSA, from the coding sequence ATGAACTTCACACATACCGAAGACCGCCGCATGCTGGCGGACAGCCTGAACCGCTTTGTTGCCGAGCAGTATGGTATCGAGCATCGCAACCAGCTGGCTTACGGCGCGCAAGGGCACAGCCCTGAGCTGTATGCGCAATTTGCCGAGCTGGGCACGATTGGCGCACTGTTTCCCGAAGACGTGGGCGGCTTTGGCGGCTCCGGCTTTGACATCAGCGTGGTGTTTGAAGCCCTGGGCCGCGGCCTGGTGGCCGAACCCCTGCTGGGCGCACTGGTGGTGGGCCAGGCCCTGATTGCTGCAGGTACGGAATCGCAAAAACAAAAACTCGATGACATCATTGCCGGCGGCGTGATGGCCGCTCTGGCGCACGATGAGCCGGGCGGCCACTATGAACTGAACAATGTGGCTCTGTCGGCCAGCAAGACTGCTACCGGCTGGGTGCTCAACGGAGCCAAGAGTGTGGTGGCCTTTGGCGAAAAGGCCGGGCTGCTGCTGGTTTCGGCCCGCACCGCAGACGCTCAGTTCGACGAAGCCGGTATCAGCCTGTTCCTGGTGGACGGCAATGCCGCCGGTCTGGCCAAGCGCGGCTACAGCCGCATGGAAGGCGGCCGCGCCGCCGAACTGACTTTTGACAATGTGCAGCTGAGCGGCGATGCCTTGCTGGGCGCCGAAGGCCATGGCTACACCGTGCTGGAGCAGGTGCAAGGCTTTGCGTTGCTGGCCCTGGCCGCCGAGGCACTGGGTGCCATGGATGTGGCCAAGCAGCACACGCTGGAATATCTGCAGACCCGCAAGCAGTTCGGTGTGGCCATTGGCACTTTCCAGGCGCTGCAGCACCGCATGGCCGACCTGCTGCTGGAAGTGGAACAGGTGCGTTCCACCGTGGTCAACGCTGCGGACGCCATCGACAACGCCGAAGGCGTGGAGCGCGCCAAGATGCTGTCTGCCGCCAAGTACACCGTGGGTTATGTGGGTGCGATGGTGGCCGAGGAATGCATTCAGATGCATGGCGGCATTGGCATGACCTGGGAGCTGCCACTGGCGCACTACGCCAAGCGTCTGGTCATGATCGATCACCAGTTTGGTGACGAGGACCATCATCTGGCCCGCTTCATCGCCTTGGGTCAGAACGAAGGTCGGAGCGCCTGA
- a CDS encoding CoA transferase, translated as MSSQQELPDDMDFPLEGVRVLDLSRVFAGPLCGQVLGDFGAEVIKVEHPKRGDDTRDWGHRVGKTETTYYNSMNRNKRSITLDLQSAEAVQIIYDLLPQFDVVIHNFKHGGTDKLGLGYDKLKSIKPDLIYCSVAGYSSETPEAKRPGYDLVIQAEAGLMAINGVEGTPPLKFGMAVVDMMTGMYAAQAVLAALYRKSRTGRGRKIEMALYDCGLTITGYYALDAMQLGHDTQRYGNAHPSIVPYGLFDAADGALIIAVGNNSQFDAFCRTVIERPDIVEDPRFSTNVERAKHRALILPMLTGIIASKPRKLLLERMHAAGIPCGEAAGLHEALTSERTRQAGVFQQMPHPVAGQTWVFAPPYRLDGQLLPIRHTPPVLGEATREVLQQLLNLPEAELQALQAKGVLTLPV; from the coding sequence ATGAGCAGCCAACAAGAATTGCCGGACGACATGGACTTTCCCTTGGAAGGCGTGCGCGTACTGGATTTGTCGCGCGTGTTTGCCGGCCCGTTGTGCGGTCAGGTGTTGGGCGATTTTGGCGCCGAAGTGATAAAGGTGGAGCATCCCAAGCGCGGCGATGACACGCGCGACTGGGGCCATCGCGTCGGCAAGACCGAAACCACCTATTACAACAGCATGAACCGCAACAAGCGGTCCATCACGCTGGATCTGCAAAGCGCCGAGGCGGTTCAGATCATTTATGACTTGCTGCCCCAGTTTGATGTGGTGATTCACAACTTCAAGCATGGCGGTACGGACAAGCTGGGCTTGGGCTACGACAAACTCAAGTCCATCAAGCCCGATCTGATCTACTGCAGCGTAGCCGGCTACAGCAGCGAAACACCCGAAGCCAAGCGTCCGGGCTACGACCTGGTGATTCAAGCCGAAGCCGGCCTGATGGCCATCAACGGTGTGGAAGGAACGCCGCCTTTGAAGTTCGGCATGGCCGTGGTAGACATGATGACCGGCATGTATGCCGCACAAGCCGTGCTGGCCGCGCTTTACCGCAAGAGCCGTACCGGTCGTGGCCGCAAGATCGAGATGGCGCTGTATGACTGTGGTTTGACCATCACCGGCTATTACGCGCTGGATGCCATGCAACTGGGCCACGACACACAGCGCTATGGCAATGCCCACCCCTCCATAGTGCCTTACGGTCTGTTTGATGCTGCCGATGGTGCGCTGATCATTGCCGTGGGCAATAACAGCCAATTCGATGCCTTCTGCCGCACGGTCATTGAGCGCCCCGATATTGTGGAAGACCCCCGTTTTTCCACCAATGTGGAGCGTGCCAAGCACCGTGCTCTGATCTTGCCGATGCTGACGGGAATCATCGCTTCCAAGCCCCGCAAGCTGTTGCTGGAGCGCATGCATGCCGCCGGCATTCCTTGCGGCGAAGCTGCCGGACTGCATGAAGCCTTGACCAGCGAGCGTACCCGCCAGGCGGGCGTGTTCCAGCAAATGCCCCATCCCGTGGCCGGCCAGACCTGGGTGTTCGCGCCGCCTTACCGCCTGGACGGGCAGTTGCTGCCCATTCGCCACACGCCGCCTGTGCTGGGTGAAGCCACGCGCGAAGTGCTGCAGCAGTTGCTGAACTTGCCCGAAGCGGAGTTACAGGCGTTGCAGGCCAAGGGCGTGTTGACCCTACCTGTCTGA
- a CDS encoding tripartite tricarboxylate transporter substrate binding protein, producing the protein MQTSMGRRLVLAAAAAASLGMGLPAQANEFPNRPITLIVPFPAGGPTDRHMRILADIASKHLGQPIIVDNRPGAGGTLGPATVARTAKPDGYTIVQFPMSMLRMAHMQKTAWNPITDFTYIIGVSGYTFGVAVRTDSPYRSFNDYIAAARKSPGKIDYGSTGIGSSPHLLMEELAEKAKVSLNHVPFKGDADLQQALLGGHLAAESGASGWEPHVESGKMRLLVTFGEKRTQRWPDVPTAKELGYGVVSLSPYGLAGPKGMDAAVVQRLHDAFKKAMDDPRHTEVLAQLNQGLWYRSGADYLQWAKDAYAKDKVLIERLGLAANAK; encoded by the coding sequence ATGCAAACATCCATGGGCCGCCGCCTGGTATTGGCTGCTGCTGCCGCAGCCAGCCTGGGAATGGGCCTGCCCGCGCAGGCCAACGAGTTCCCGAATCGTCCCATCACGCTGATCGTGCCTTTCCCGGCCGGTGGGCCCACGGACCGCCACATGCGCATATTGGCCGACATTGCCAGCAAGCATCTGGGGCAGCCCATCATCGTTGACAACCGACCAGGTGCTGGCGGTACCTTGGGTCCGGCTACAGTGGCGCGCACGGCAAAGCCCGATGGCTACACGATTGTCCAGTTCCCCATGTCGATGCTGCGCATGGCGCATATGCAGAAAACGGCCTGGAATCCGATCACCGACTTTACCTACATCATTGGGGTATCGGGCTACACCTTTGGCGTGGCAGTACGTACGGATTCGCCTTATCGCAGCTTCAACGACTACATTGCTGCGGCGCGCAAGAGTCCAGGCAAGATCGACTACGGCTCGACCGGCATTGGTTCATCCCCCCATCTGCTGATGGAAGAGTTGGCCGAGAAGGCCAAGGTCTCGCTCAACCATGTGCCTTTCAAGGGCGATGCCGATCTGCAACAGGCGCTGTTGGGAGGCCATCTGGCTGCGGAAAGTGGTGCCTCTGGCTGGGAGCCCCATGTAGAAAGCGGCAAGATGCGTTTGCTTGTCACTTTTGGTGAAAAGCGGACCCAGCGCTGGCCCGATGTGCCTACCGCCAAGGAACTTGGTTATGGCGTGGTGTCGCTCTCTCCCTATGGTCTGGCGGGCCCCAAGGGCATGGATGCTGCCGTGGTGCAGAGGCTGCACGATGCGTTCAAGAAAGCCATGGACGATCCGCGCCATACCGAGGTGCTGGCGCAGCTCAATCAGGGGCTGTGGTACCGCTCCGGTGCTGACTATCTGCAATGGGCCAAGGATGCCTATGCCAAGGACAAGGTGCTGATCGAGCGCCTGGGTCTGGCAGCCAACGCGAAATGA
- a CDS encoding electron transfer flavoprotein subunit beta/FixA family protein, with translation MKVLVPVKRVVDYNVKVRVKSDGTGVDIANVKMSMNPFDEIAVEEAVRLKEKGVVTEVIAVSCGVTQCQETLRTALAIGADRAILVETDVELQPLAVAKLLKALVDKEQPGLVILGKQAIDGDNNQTGQMLAALADLPQATFASKVEVAGDKVSVSREVDGGLETLSLSTPAVITTDLRLNEPRYVTLPNIMKAKKKQLDTFKPEDLGVDVAPRLKTLKVAEPAKRGAGVKVADVAALVDKLKNEAKVI, from the coding sequence ATGAAGGTATTGGTCCCTGTCAAGCGCGTGGTGGACTACAACGTGAAGGTCCGCGTCAAATCGGACGGCACGGGTGTAGACATCGCCAACGTCAAGATGAGCATGAACCCCTTTGACGAAATCGCCGTCGAAGAAGCTGTGCGCCTCAAAGAAAAAGGCGTGGTGACGGAAGTCATCGCTGTCTCCTGTGGCGTGACCCAGTGCCAGGAAACCCTGCGCACGGCCCTGGCCATCGGCGCCGACCGCGCCATCCTGGTGGAAACCGATGTCGAACTGCAGCCTCTGGCCGTGGCCAAGCTGCTCAAGGCGCTGGTGGACAAGGAGCAGCCCGGTCTCGTGATCCTGGGCAAGCAAGCCATTGATGGCGACAACAACCAGACCGGCCAGATGCTGGCGGCGTTGGCTGATCTGCCCCAAGCCACTTTTGCCTCCAAGGTGGAAGTCGCTGGCGACAAGGTCAGCGTCAGCCGTGAAGTCGACGGTGGCCTGGAGACCCTGTCTCTGTCCACTCCCGCCGTCATCACCACCGACCTGCGCCTGAACGAGCCCCGCTACGTCACCTTGCCCAACATCATGAAGGCCAAGAAAAAGCAGCTCGACACCTTCAAGCCTGAAGACCTGGGTGTGGACGTCGCTCCTCGCCTGAAGACCCTGAAGGTGGCCGAACCCGCCAAGCGCGGTGCCGGTGTCAAGGTGGCCGATGTGGCAGCCCTGGTCGACAAGTTGAAGAACGAAGCCAAAGTGATCTAA
- a CDS encoding LysR family transcriptional regulator, translated as MDSQSLTLLVEIIDSGNLSQAARKLKMTRANVSYHLTQLEKSAGVQLVKRTTRRVEPTEIGLRLYEHGRNIHNEMLAAREAITALGQSLQGRVGISVPSGYGQIVMSEWLIEFKRLYPGIVLDVLFENRADNLRDDMDIIIRVIQEPPLSLVARSLGTVRYLACASREYAQTHGLPQTLHALRASPLITAGVTGRQLRLAAYLGAERHEVMLEPTMISEHFPFLRDGILAGLGVGLVPDYVVQDKLASGEVLTTLDEYRLSIFGTHMYLLYLPNRHQTKSVRTCIDFLLAKAQPEEPSLAAKLPPP; from the coding sequence ATGGACTCCCAATCACTGACACTGCTGGTTGAAATCATCGATAGCGGCAACCTCAGCCAGGCTGCACGCAAGCTCAAGATGACGCGCGCCAACGTGAGCTACCACCTGACCCAGCTGGAAAAATCCGCAGGGGTGCAGCTAGTCAAGCGCACCACACGCCGGGTGGAGCCCACGGAAATCGGCCTGCGCCTGTACGAGCACGGGCGCAATATCCACAACGAAATGCTGGCCGCGCGTGAGGCCATTACCGCCCTGGGCCAGAGTCTGCAAGGGCGCGTGGGCATCAGCGTTCCCAGCGGCTACGGCCAGATCGTGATGAGCGAATGGCTGATCGAGTTCAAGCGCCTATACCCTGGCATCGTGCTGGATGTGCTGTTCGAGAACCGGGCCGACAATCTGCGCGACGATATGGACATCATCATCCGCGTGATCCAGGAGCCGCCTCTGTCGCTGGTGGCGCGCAGCCTGGGTACGGTGCGCTACCTGGCCTGTGCCTCACGTGAATACGCCCAGACCCATGGCCTGCCTCAAACCCTGCATGCCTTGCGTGCCAGCCCGCTGATTACCGCCGGCGTGACGGGGCGGCAGCTGCGCCTGGCCGCCTATCTGGGTGCCGAGCGCCATGAAGTGATGCTGGAGCCCACCATGATCTCCGAGCATTTCCCCTTCCTGCGCGATGGCATTCTGGCGGGCCTGGGCGTGGGCCTGGTACCCGACTATGTTGTTCAGGACAAACTGGCCAGCGGCGAGGTGCTGACCACGCTGGATGAATACCGGCTGAGCATTTTTGGCACCCATATGTATCTGCTCTACCTGCCCAATCGCCATCAGACCAAGTCTGTACGCACCTGCATCGACTTTTTGCTGGCCAAGGCCCAGCCCGAGGAGCCAAGCCTGGCCGCGAAGTTGCCGCCGCCATAA
- a CDS encoding acetyl-CoA C-acyltransferase — protein MREAVIVSTARTPLAKSHRGEFNVTPAAQLAAFSVKAAVERSGIDPAMIEDLVLGCGNPDGFQGRNLGRQAVLRAELPLSIAGMTIARYCASGLQSIAMASSRIVAEGVDAMIAGGVETISGIRAGNNLPTDMDPWLLEHKPELYMAMIDTADVVAKRYGISREDQDAFSLQSQQRTAAAQAADLFKDEIIACATLMAEKNKETGEVTYRDVVATKDNCNRPSTTLEGLLKLEPVKGAGNFITAGNASQLSDGSSACVLMEAKQAERLGLEPLGALRGFAVAGCEPDEMGIGPVFAVPKLLKRHGLTVQDIDLWELNEAFASQALYCQRQLGIPGERLNVNGGAISIGHPFGMTGARLAGHILLEGRRRKALNPAVKWGVVSMCIAGGMGAAGLFEIF, from the coding sequence ATGCGTGAAGCCGTTATCGTTTCCACCGCCCGTACTCCGCTGGCCAAGTCGCACCGCGGCGAATTCAATGTGACGCCTGCCGCCCAGCTGGCAGCCTTCTCCGTCAAGGCCGCCGTAGAGCGCTCAGGCATCGATCCGGCCATGATCGAAGACTTGGTCCTGGGCTGCGGCAACCCCGATGGCTTCCAGGGCCGCAACCTGGGCCGTCAGGCCGTGCTGCGCGCCGAACTGCCGCTGAGCATTGCCGGCATGACGATTGCGCGCTACTGCGCCTCGGGCCTGCAGTCGATTGCCATGGCCAGCAGCCGCATCGTGGCCGAAGGCGTGGACGCCATGATTGCCGGCGGCGTGGAAACCATCTCCGGCATCCGCGCCGGCAACAATCTGCCCACCGACATGGACCCCTGGCTGCTCGAGCACAAGCCCGAGCTGTATATGGCCATGATCGACACCGCCGATGTGGTGGCCAAACGCTACGGCATCAGCCGCGAGGATCAGGATGCCTTCTCGCTGCAAAGCCAGCAGCGCACGGCCGCAGCCCAGGCTGCCGACTTGTTCAAGGACGAAATCATCGCCTGTGCCACGCTCATGGCCGAGAAGAACAAGGAAACCGGCGAAGTCACCTACCGCGACGTAGTCGCCACCAAGGACAACTGCAACCGTCCTTCGACCACGCTGGAAGGCCTGCTCAAGCTGGAGCCCGTCAAGGGCGCAGGCAACTTCATTACTGCCGGCAATGCTTCCCAGCTGTCCGACGGCTCCAGCGCCTGCGTGCTGATGGAAGCCAAGCAGGCCGAGCGCCTGGGTCTTGAGCCGCTGGGTGCCTTGCGCGGCTTCGCCGTGGCCGGCTGCGAGCCCGATGAAATGGGCATCGGCCCGGTGTTTGCCGTGCCCAAGCTGCTCAAGCGCCACGGTCTCACCGTTCAGGATATCGATCTGTGGGAGCTGAACGAAGCCTTTGCCTCGCAAGCCCTGTACTGCCAGCGTCAACTGGGCATTCCCGGCGAGCGTCTGAACGTCAACGGCGGTGCGATCTCCATCGGCCACCCCTTCGGCATGACGGGTGCGCGTCTGGCCGGCCACATTTTGCTGGAAGGCCGCCGCCGCAAGGCCCTGAACCCCGCGGTGAAGTGGGGCGTGGTGAGCATGTGCATCGCCGGTGGCATGGGCGCTGCAGGCCTGTTCGAGATTTTTTGA
- a CDS encoding AraC family transcriptional regulator codes for MTPRIRSVSLGKYAKVANELGIDPLRMFRQVGLDHSCLNSPDLLVPEAAFARLLETSSAQAGQASLGLLMGSYWRLSDFGPLSLLLQHQASLSSMLQTLKDYNHLISSTVATEIVTQGRYSIIQLHLDTERDSPGRHPMELGITALLSLCRHQLGRGWNPASIHFSHNSPGSTMNHRRVLGSDIVFASDFDGIVVSNEDMKLLNAEHDSLMESHARSLMDMHAPRPAAKSLEQQVRSTLQSLLPHGRHSIAHVASALGYTARSLQRHLETHDTSFQEALDTVRRQAALRALKNPQLSISEAASLAGFAENSSFTRWFSKHFQQSPSSWRQQNSSSTLS; via the coding sequence ATGACGCCCCGTATCCGCAGTGTCAGCCTCGGCAAATATGCCAAGGTGGCAAATGAGCTTGGTATTGATCCGCTGCGCATGTTTCGCCAGGTGGGGCTGGATCACAGCTGCCTGAATTCTCCCGATCTTCTGGTTCCCGAAGCGGCGTTTGCCCGCTTGCTGGAGACTTCGTCGGCTCAGGCTGGCCAGGCTTCGTTAGGCTTGCTCATGGGGTCGTATTGGCGTTTGTCGGATTTTGGTCCCCTCAGCCTGCTGCTGCAGCACCAGGCCAGCCTGTCTTCCATGCTGCAGACGCTCAAGGACTACAACCACCTGATCAGCAGCACGGTGGCCACTGAAATCGTGACGCAGGGGCGTTACTCCATCATTCAGCTGCACCTGGATACCGAACGCGACAGTCCCGGTCGTCACCCCATGGAATTGGGCATTACCGCCTTGCTGAGTCTGTGCCGCCACCAACTGGGCAGAGGCTGGAATCCGGCAAGCATTCATTTCTCCCATAACTCACCTGGCAGCACCATGAACCACCGCCGGGTGCTGGGAAGCGATATTGTGTTTGCCTCCGATTTTGACGGCATTGTGGTGAGCAACGAGGACATGAAGCTGCTCAATGCCGAGCACGACAGCCTGATGGAAAGCCATGCCCGCAGTCTGATGGACATGCATGCGCCACGGCCGGCCGCCAAATCGTTGGAGCAGCAGGTGCGCAGTACCTTGCAGTCCTTGCTGCCGCATGGTCGCCACAGCATTGCCCATGTGGCCAGCGCGCTCGGCTATACGGCCCGCTCTTTGCAGCGCCACCTGGAAACCCATGACACCAGCTTTCAGGAAGCCCTGGATACGGTGCGCAGGCAGGCGGCCTTGCGGGCGCTGAAAAACCCTCAGCTATCGATCAGCGAGGCGGCGTCTCTGGCCGGTTTTGCCGAGAACAGCTCTTTTACACGCTGGTTCAGCAAGCATTTCCAGCAAAGCCCCAGCAGCTGGCGCCAGCAAAATTCAAGCAGCACACTCTCCTGA
- a CDS encoding 3-hydroxyacyl-CoA dehydrogenase NAD-binding domain-containing protein, which yields MTSEASTSVVELKQDGDVLLVSIQNPPVNALGAAVRQGLTAAMEQADANDAVKAVLIVGQGKAFIAGADIREFGKPPVAPFLPDVCNRIEACRKPVVAVIHGAALGGGLEIAMAAHYRLALPAAKLGLPEVLLGLIPGAGGTQRAPRLMGVKAATELMLSGKQIGAQAALDAGLVDKVEQGSDPVAAGLAYARELLASGAAVRPTSAVLGQLADKATAQVDLDALRADTAKKSRGLFSPLKIIDCVQAALDLPFADGLKFERSQFLACIDSPQRAGLIHAFFAERETAKIPEAKAAAPRHFAKIAIIGGGTMGAGITVSALDAGLAVTMIERDAESIARGQANVEKVYNGLIAKGRMSEEAKAAVMARYTPSTSYDDIADVDLVIEAVFEDLEVKKAVFKELDRVCKSGAVLATNTSYLDIDAIAAVTSRPQDVIGLHFFSPANIMKLLEIVVPSKVAPDVVTTAFELAKKMKKVPVRAGVCDGFIGNRILATYKQAADYLMEDGASPYEIDEAVRGFGFAMGPFQVTDLAGGDIGWATRKRRAATRDPKARYVEIADRICENGWFGQKTQRGFYLYPQGARVGQADPEVLAIVDAERAKKGVTARPFSAEEIMRRYMAAMVNEGAKVVEEGIALRPLDVDVTFISGYGFPRHRGGPMKWADMQGLDKVLADIEAFAKEDALFWKPAPLLQKLVAEGRTFESLNQAA from the coding sequence ATGACCTCTGAAGCATCCACTTCTGTCGTTGAACTCAAGCAAGACGGTGATGTCCTGCTGGTCAGCATCCAAAACCCACCTGTCAATGCCCTGGGCGCCGCCGTGCGCCAGGGTCTGACGGCCGCCATGGAGCAGGCCGATGCCAACGACGCGGTCAAGGCCGTGCTGATCGTGGGCCAGGGCAAGGCCTTTATCGCCGGTGCCGACATCCGCGAATTCGGCAAGCCCCCGGTGGCACCTTTTCTGCCTGATGTTTGCAACCGCATCGAAGCCTGCCGCAAGCCCGTGGTGGCTGTGATTCATGGCGCGGCCCTGGGTGGCGGTCTGGAGATCGCCATGGCTGCTCATTACCGTCTGGCATTGCCTGCGGCGAAGCTGGGCCTGCCCGAAGTCTTGCTGGGCCTGATTCCCGGTGCCGGCGGCACGCAGCGCGCACCGCGTCTGATGGGCGTGAAGGCTGCCACCGAGTTGATGCTCAGCGGCAAGCAAATCGGCGCCCAGGCAGCTCTGGACGCAGGTCTGGTGGACAAGGTCGAGCAGGGCAGTGACCCCGTGGCCGCCGGTCTGGCCTATGCCCGTGAGCTGCTGGCTAGCGGCGCGGCTGTGCGCCCCACCAGCGCCGTGCTGGGTCAACTGGCCGACAAGGCCACAGCCCAGGTCGATCTCGACGCCTTGCGCGCCGATACGGCCAAGAAGTCGCGTGGCCTGTTCTCGCCCCTGAAGATCATTGATTGCGTGCAGGCAGCACTCGATCTGCCCTTTGCCGATGGCCTGAAGTTCGAGCGCAGCCAGTTTCTGGCCTGCATCGACAGCCCACAGCGCGCCGGTTTGATCCACGCTTTCTTTGCCGAGCGTGAAACCGCCAAAATTCCCGAAGCCAAGGCAGCGGCACCACGCCACTTTGCCAAGATCGCCATCATCGGCGGCGGCACCATGGGCGCCGGCATCACCGTCTCGGCACTGGATGCAGGTCTGGCCGTGACCATGATCGAGCGAGATGCCGAATCCATCGCCCGCGGTCAGGCCAATGTGGAGAAGGTCTACAACGGCCTGATCGCCAAGGGCCGCATGAGCGAAGAAGCCAAGGCGGCGGTGATGGCGCGTTACACGCCATCGACGAGCTACGACGACATTGCCGACGTGGATCTGGTGATTGAAGCCGTGTTCGAAGACCTGGAAGTCAAGAAGGCCGTGTTCAAGGAACTGGACCGCGTCTGCAAGAGCGGCGCCGTGCTGGCCACCAACACCTCCTATCTGGATATCGACGCGATTGCCGCCGTCACCAGCCGCCCCCAGGATGTGATTGGTCTGCACTTCTTCAGCCCCGCCAACATCATGAAGCTGCTGGAAATCGTCGTGCCCTCCAAGGTGGCGCCCGATGTGGTGACCACGGCTTTCGAGCTGGCCAAGAAGATGAAGAAGGTGCCGGTGCGCGCCGGCGTCTGCGATGGCTTTATCGGCAACCGCATTCTGGCCACCTACAAGCAGGCCGCCGACTATTTGATGGAAGACGGTGCTTCGCCCTACGAGATCGACGAAGCCGTGCGCGGCTTTGGCTTTGCCATGGGCCCGTTCCAGGTCACCGATCTGGCCGGTGGCGACATCGGCTGGGCCACACGCAAGCGCCGCGCCGCCACGCGTGACCCCAAGGCCCGCTACGTGGAGATCGCCGACCGCATCTGCGAAAACGGCTGGTTTGGCCAGAAGACGCAGCGCGGCTTCTACCTCTATCCCCAAGGCGCCCGCGTGGGCCAGGCCGATCCTGAAGTGCTGGCCATCGTGGATGCCGAGCGCGCCAAAAAAGGCGTGACGGCACGCCCGTTCAGCGCCGAGGAAATCATGCGCCGCTACATGGCCGCCATGGTCAACGAAGGCGCCAAGGTGGTGGAGGAGGGCATTGCCCTGCGCCCGCTGGATGTGGATGTGACCTTTATCTCGGGCTACGGCTTCCCCCGCCATCGCGGCGGCCCCATGAAGTGGGCCGATATGCAGGGCCTAGACAAGGTGCTGGCCGATATCGAAGCCTTTGCCAAGGAAGACGCGCTGTTCTGGAAGCCTGCGCCTCTGCTGCAAAAGCTGGTGGCCGAGGGACGGACTTTCGAGAGCCTGAATCAGGCCGCCTGA
- a CDS encoding acyl-CoA dehydrogenase family protein — MDLQFTPQEEAFRAEVQSFLKEKLPKHIAQKVKAGQRLSKADQDEWHAILNERGWYANHWPMENGGPGWGAVEKFIFDTECALAGGPRVVPFGVNMLGPVLIKYGNEQQKNYWLPRMLKGEDWWCQGYSEPGAGSDLASVKTTAVRVTDETGDFYIVNGQKTWTTQGQHANMIFCLVRTNREAKAQAGISFLLVDMNTPGVEVRPIRTLDGDKDVNEVFFTDVKVPVENLVGEENKGWTYAKYLLTYERTGIAGVGFCISALAKLKVVAAKAHKNGKPLNQDPLFAARMAKVEIDLENMKTTNLRVIAAVAGGGVPGAESSMLKIRGTEIRQEILSLIRRAMGVYAVPYIDEAQYEGYEDAPVGLIDEAATAAANYFNYRKLSIFGGSNEIQKNIISKMILGL; from the coding sequence ATGGATTTGCAATTCACCCCCCAAGAAGAGGCGTTCCGCGCCGAAGTACAGAGCTTCCTCAAGGAAAAACTGCCCAAGCACATTGCGCAAAAGGTCAAGGCCGGTCAGCGTCTGAGCAAGGCCGACCAGGACGAATGGCATGCCATCCTCAATGAGCGCGGCTGGTACGCCAACCACTGGCCCATGGAAAACGGCGGCCCCGGCTGGGGTGCGGTGGAAAAATTCATTTTCGACACCGAGTGCGCGCTGGCTGGCGGCCCCCGTGTCGTGCCTTTTGGCGTGAACATGCTGGGCCCGGTGCTGATCAAGTACGGCAACGAGCAGCAAAAGAACTACTGGCTGCCCCGCATGCTGAAAGGCGAAGACTGGTGGTGCCAGGGCTATTCGGAACCCGGCGCTGGCTCCGATCTGGCCTCGGTCAAGACCACGGCCGTGCGAGTCACTGACGAAACGGGCGATTTCTACATCGTCAACGGTCAGAAGACCTGGACCACGCAGGGCCAGCACGCGAACATGATCTTCTGCCTGGTGCGCACCAACCGCGAAGCCAAGGCCCAGGCCGGCATCAGCTTTTTGCTGGTGGACATGAACACGCCCGGCGTGGAAGTGCGCCCCATCCGCACGCTGGATGGCGACAAGGATGTCAACGAAGTCTTCTTCACCGATGTGAAGGTGCCCGTGGAAAACCTGGTGGGCGAAGAGAACAAGGGCTGGACTTACGCCAAGTACCTGCTCACCTATGAGCGCACTGGTATTGCAGGCGTGGGCTTTTGCATCTCGGCGCTGGCCAAGCTCAAGGTCGTGGCTGCCAAGGCGCACAAGAACGGCAAGCCTTTGAACCAGGACCCGCTGTTTGCCGCCCGCATGGCCAAGGTCGAGATTGACCTGGAAAACATGAAGACCACCAATCTGCGCGTGATTGCTGCCGTGGCCGGTGGCGGCGTGCCCGGAGCGGAAAGCTCCATGCTCAAGATTCGCGGCACGGAAATCCGCCAGGAAATCCTGTCGCTGATTCGTCGCGCCATGGGCGTCTATGCCGTGCCTTATATCGACGAAGCGCAATACGAAGGCTATGAGGATGCCCCCGTCGGTCTGATCGACGAAGCCGCCACCGCAGCTGCCAACTACTTCAACTACCGCAAGCTGTCGATCTTCGGTGGCTCCAACGAAATCCAGAAAAACATCATCTCCAAGATGATCCTGGGCCTCTGA